A stretch of Gouania willdenowi chromosome 21, fGouWil2.1, whole genome shotgun sequence DNA encodes these proteins:
- the lss gene encoding lanosterol synthase isoform X2: protein MTEGTSLRRRGGPYRTEPATDMSRWRLTNTEGRQTWHYVEHPETPDREQTMLEAHSLGLDTSQFVPDSPPVHTAVDASVKGMNFYSHLQAEDGHWAGDYGGPLFLLPGLLITCYVAKISLAEAWKKEMVRYLRSVQLTDGGWGLHVEDKSTVFGTALSYTSLRILGVDPDDPDMVRARNNLHSKGGAAGIPSWGKFWLAILNVYSWDGMNTLLPEMWLFPTWMPAHPSTLWCHCRQVYLPMSYCYAVRLRAEEDPLVLSLREELYIQNYDTINWPAQRNNVAACDMYTPHSTLLSVAYLLLNQYEAHHISSFRKRATKELYAHIQADDRFTKCISIGPISKTINMLVRWYVDGASSPAFQEHVSRIADYLWLGLDGLKMQGTNGSQLWDTCFAVQAFLEAGAQDDLRLKECLNSAHEFLRLTQIPENPPEYHKYYRQMNKGGFPFSTRDCGWIVADCTAEGLKSVMLLQELCPFITEPVPTERLHDAVDVLLSMKNTDGGFATYETKRGGKLLELLNPSEVFGDIMIDYTYVECTSAVMQALRHFQMSHPDYRAKEIRSTLREGLEYCRRVQRPDGSWEGSWGVCFTYGAWFGLEAFACMSHVYNDEVVCDEVQKACQFLLDRQMCNGGWGEDFESCEQRRYVQSSSAQIHNTCWALLGLMAVRHPDRQAVERGVQMLIDKQLPNGDWPQENIAGVFNKSCAISYTSYRNIFPVWTLGRFSKLYPNSSLAGRVKV, encoded by the exons ATGACCGAGGGGAC GAGCCTGCGGAGGCGAGGGGGCCCGTACAGGACGGAGCCAGCCACAGACATGAGTCGATGGAGGCTAACTAATACTGAGGGCAGGCAAACCTGGCATTATGTGGAACATCCGGAGACACCAGACAGAGAGCAGACTATGCTGGAGGCCCACTCACTGGGCCTGGATACA AGCCAGTTTGTGCCTGACTCTCCACCTGTGCACACTGCTGTGGATGCGAGTGTGAAAGGGATGAACTTCTATAGTCACCTCCAGGCTGAGGACGGGCACTGGGCGGGGGACTACGGCGGACCTCTTTTCCTGCTCCCAG GACTCTTGATCACCTGTTATGTAGCAAAGATCTCTCTGGCTGAGGCCTGGAAGAAGGAGATGGTGCGATACCTGCGCTCCGTCCAGCTCACAGATGGTGGCTGGGGTCT GCACGTTGAGGACAAGTCCACCGTGTTTGGCACTGCCCTGAGTTACACGTCACTGAGGATTCTGGGAGTAGATCCTGATGATCCAGATATGGTTCGTGCCCGGAACAACCTGCACAGCAAAG GCGGTGCAGCTGGGATTCCTTCCTGGGGTAAATTTTGGTTGGCTATTCTAAACGTGTACAGCTGGGATGGGATGAACACGCTTCTACCTGAGATGTG GCTGTTTCCAACATGGATGCCAGCCCACCCCTCCACCCTGTGGTGCCACTGTCGACAGGTCTACCTTCCCATGAGTTACTGCTACGCAGTCAGACTGAGAGCAGAGGAGGACCCCCTGGTACTCAGCCTCAGGGAG GAGCTTTACATTCAGAACTATGACACCATTAACTGGCCTGCTCAGAGGAACAATGTGGCAGCATGTGACATGTACACCCCTCACAGCACATTGCTGTCTGTCGCCTACC TGCTCCTGAATCAGTATGAAGCCCACCACATCAGCAGCTTCAGGAAAAGAGCCACTAAAGAGCTGTATGCGCACATCCAGGCCGATGACCGCTTCACCAAATGTATCAGCATTGGACCG ATTTCTAAGACCATCAACATGCTGGTTCGCTGGTACGTCGATGGTGCCTCGTCTCCAGCCTTTCAGGAGCATGTGTCCAGGATAGCGGACTACCTCTG GTTGGGTTTGGATGGCCTGAAAATGCAG GGAACAAATGGATCTCAGCTCTGGGATACCTGCTTTGCAGTACAGGCTTTTCTTGAG gctGGAGCCCAGGATGACCTCAGACTCAAAGAGTGTCTTAACAGTGCCCACGAGTTTCTCAGGCTCACACAG ATCCCTGAGAACCCCCCTGAATACCACAAATACTACAGGCAAATGAACAAG GGAGGGTTCCCCTTCAGTACCCGCGACTGTGGTTGGATTGTGGCTGACTGTACAGCAGAGGGTCTGAAGTCAGTGATGCTGCTGCAGGAGCTCTGTCCTTTCATCACTGAACCTGTCCCCACTGAGCGCCTGCATGATGCTGTTGACGTC CTGCTAAGCATGAAAAACACGGATGGTGGATTTGCCACTTATGAAACAAAAAGAGGAGGAAAACTTCTAGAGCTGCTCAACCCCTCTGAGGTGTTTG GTGACATCATGATAGACTACACCTATGTGGAGTGCACGTCGGCAGTAATGCAGGCTCTGAGGCATTTTCAGATGTCACACCCTGATTATAGAGCAAAGGAGATAAG AAGCACTCTGAGAGAAGGACTGGAGTACTGCAGGAGGGTGCAGAGGCCTGATGGATCCTGGGAAGG GTCATGGGGAGTGTGCTTCACATATGGAGCGTGGTTTGGACTGGAAGCCTTCGCCTGCATGTCACATGTCTATAATGATGA AGTTGTGTGTGATGAAGTGCAGAAAGCTTGTCAGTTCCTGCTGGACAGACAGATGTGcaatggggggtggggggaggacTTTGAGTCGTGTGAGCAGCGTCGCTACGTCCAGAGCAGCTCAGCCCAGATTCACAACACCTGCTGGGCTTTGTTAGGACTCATGGCTGTCAG GCACCCTGACAGACAGGCTGTTGAAAGAGGAGTACAGATGCTGATTGACAAGCAGCTGCCTAATGGAGACTGGCCTCAG GAGAATATTGCAGGTGTGTTTAACAAAAGCTGTGCCATCAGCTACACTTCCTACAGAAACATCTTCCCTGTGTGGACACTCGGCCGATTCTCTAAACTGTACCCCAACAGTTCGCTGGCTGGCAGGGTCAAAGTCTGA
- the lss gene encoding lanosterol synthase isoform X1: protein MTEGTSLRRRGGPYRTEPATDMSRWRLTNTEGRQTWHYVEHPETPDREQTMLEAHSLGLDTSQFVPDSPPVHTAVDASVKGMNFYSHLQAEDGHWAGDYGGPLFLLPGLLITCYVAKISLAEAWKKEMVRYLRSVQLTDGGWGLHVEDKSTVFGTALSYTSLRILGVDPDDPDMVRARNNLHSKGGAAGIPSWGKFWLAILNVYSWDGMNTLLPEMWLFPTWMPAHPSTLWCHCRQVYLPMSYCYAVRLRAEEDPLVLSLREELYIQNYDTINWPAQRNNVAACDMYTPHSTLLSVAYLLLNQYEAHHISSFRKRATKELYAHIQADDRFTKCISIGPISKTINMLVRWYVDGASSPAFQEHVSRIADYLWLGLDGLKMQGTNGSQLWDTCFAVQAFLEAGAQDDLRLKECLNSAHEFLRLTQIPENPPEYHKYYRQMNKGGFPFSTRDCGWIVADCTAEGLKSVMLLQELCPFITEPVPTERLHDAVDVLLSMKNTDGGFATYETKRGGKLLELLNPSEVFGDIMIDYTYVECTSAVMQALRHFQMSHPDYRAKEIRSTLREGLEYCRRVQRPDGSWEGSWGVCFTYGAWFGLEAFACMSHVYNDDRVVCDEVQKACQFLLDRQMCNGGWGEDFESCEQRRYVQSSSAQIHNTCWALLGLMAVRHPDRQAVERGVQMLIDKQLPNGDWPQENIAGVFNKSCAISYTSYRNIFPVWTLGRFSKLYPNSSLAGRVKV, encoded by the exons ATGACCGAGGGGAC GAGCCTGCGGAGGCGAGGGGGCCCGTACAGGACGGAGCCAGCCACAGACATGAGTCGATGGAGGCTAACTAATACTGAGGGCAGGCAAACCTGGCATTATGTGGAACATCCGGAGACACCAGACAGAGAGCAGACTATGCTGGAGGCCCACTCACTGGGCCTGGATACA AGCCAGTTTGTGCCTGACTCTCCACCTGTGCACACTGCTGTGGATGCGAGTGTGAAAGGGATGAACTTCTATAGTCACCTCCAGGCTGAGGACGGGCACTGGGCGGGGGACTACGGCGGACCTCTTTTCCTGCTCCCAG GACTCTTGATCACCTGTTATGTAGCAAAGATCTCTCTGGCTGAGGCCTGGAAGAAGGAGATGGTGCGATACCTGCGCTCCGTCCAGCTCACAGATGGTGGCTGGGGTCT GCACGTTGAGGACAAGTCCACCGTGTTTGGCACTGCCCTGAGTTACACGTCACTGAGGATTCTGGGAGTAGATCCTGATGATCCAGATATGGTTCGTGCCCGGAACAACCTGCACAGCAAAG GCGGTGCAGCTGGGATTCCTTCCTGGGGTAAATTTTGGTTGGCTATTCTAAACGTGTACAGCTGGGATGGGATGAACACGCTTCTACCTGAGATGTG GCTGTTTCCAACATGGATGCCAGCCCACCCCTCCACCCTGTGGTGCCACTGTCGACAGGTCTACCTTCCCATGAGTTACTGCTACGCAGTCAGACTGAGAGCAGAGGAGGACCCCCTGGTACTCAGCCTCAGGGAG GAGCTTTACATTCAGAACTATGACACCATTAACTGGCCTGCTCAGAGGAACAATGTGGCAGCATGTGACATGTACACCCCTCACAGCACATTGCTGTCTGTCGCCTACC TGCTCCTGAATCAGTATGAAGCCCACCACATCAGCAGCTTCAGGAAAAGAGCCACTAAAGAGCTGTATGCGCACATCCAGGCCGATGACCGCTTCACCAAATGTATCAGCATTGGACCG ATTTCTAAGACCATCAACATGCTGGTTCGCTGGTACGTCGATGGTGCCTCGTCTCCAGCCTTTCAGGAGCATGTGTCCAGGATAGCGGACTACCTCTG GTTGGGTTTGGATGGCCTGAAAATGCAG GGAACAAATGGATCTCAGCTCTGGGATACCTGCTTTGCAGTACAGGCTTTTCTTGAG gctGGAGCCCAGGATGACCTCAGACTCAAAGAGTGTCTTAACAGTGCCCACGAGTTTCTCAGGCTCACACAG ATCCCTGAGAACCCCCCTGAATACCACAAATACTACAGGCAAATGAACAAG GGAGGGTTCCCCTTCAGTACCCGCGACTGTGGTTGGATTGTGGCTGACTGTACAGCAGAGGGTCTGAAGTCAGTGATGCTGCTGCAGGAGCTCTGTCCTTTCATCACTGAACCTGTCCCCACTGAGCGCCTGCATGATGCTGTTGACGTC CTGCTAAGCATGAAAAACACGGATGGTGGATTTGCCACTTATGAAACAAAAAGAGGAGGAAAACTTCTAGAGCTGCTCAACCCCTCTGAGGTGTTTG GTGACATCATGATAGACTACACCTATGTGGAGTGCACGTCGGCAGTAATGCAGGCTCTGAGGCATTTTCAGATGTCACACCCTGATTATAGAGCAAAGGAGATAAG AAGCACTCTGAGAGAAGGACTGGAGTACTGCAGGAGGGTGCAGAGGCCTGATGGATCCTGGGAAGG GTCATGGGGAGTGTGCTTCACATATGGAGCGTGGTTTGGACTGGAAGCCTTCGCCTGCATGTCACATGTCTATAATGATGA cAGAGTTGTGTGTGATGAAGTGCAGAAAGCTTGTCAGTTCCTGCTGGACAGACAGATGTGcaatggggggtggggggaggacTTTGAGTCGTGTGAGCAGCGTCGCTACGTCCAGAGCAGCTCAGCCCAGATTCACAACACCTGCTGGGCTTTGTTAGGACTCATGGCTGTCAG GCACCCTGACAGACAGGCTGTTGAAAGAGGAGTACAGATGCTGATTGACAAGCAGCTGCCTAATGGAGACTGGCCTCAG GAGAATATTGCAGGTGTGTTTAACAAAAGCTGTGCCATCAGCTACACTTCCTACAGAAACATCTTCCCTGTGTGGACACTCGGCCGATTCTCTAAACTGTACCCCAACAGTTCGCTGGCTGGCAGGGTCAAAGTCTGA